The following coding sequences are from one Bacteroidia bacterium window:
- a CDS encoding SpoIIE family protein phosphatase, producing the protein VDDKEGTADCYGCIGSAYTKQHNYSEAIKNDLLSLQMLQEIGSKNGIATLYSILGTLYADEKNYGDALKNYSFALSIRKEIGDKEGIAQSYENFGNLYIQQKHFAAAITVLENAKVMADSIGEKNILKDTYKLLSEANYGAGNFKAAYEFHEKYTNLKDTILNDKNQKQIAEMSTKYQSEKKDKEIQLLNKNKDLTAVEIQKQKAERNAFIVGFILMIVLAFFIFRSYREKQKANEIITAQKIEVEHQKTIVEEKNKDITDSIYYARRIQRALLISEQYLKKQLPDYFILYQPKDIVSGDFYWALNIQNTFLIATADCTGHGVPGAFMSMLGINFLNEIVVEKNILEPNKIMDELRQNIIHALNPEDTQEEAKDGMDMVLCAFDFKNKKLKLAAANNPVWIVRNTTNEMPFLEEIKPDKFPIGKHDQDQIPFTAHEISLQKGDVVYTFTDGYADQFGGSKGKKFKYKQLKELVLANFSKPMNEQQKIIAETLVNWKGNLEQVDDILLIGIKV; encoded by the coding sequence GTGGATGACAAAGAAGGAACTGCCGATTGTTACGGATGTATTGGAAGTGCGTATACCAAACAACACAATTATTCAGAAGCGATTAAAAATGATTTACTCAGCTTGCAAATGCTGCAAGAAATTGGCAGTAAAAATGGAATCGCAACGTTGTACAGCATACTCGGAACTTTGTATGCAGACGAAAAAAATTATGGAGACGCGTTGAAAAATTATTCGTTCGCTTTGTCTATTCGAAAAGAAATTGGCGACAAAGAAGGTATCGCACAATCGTACGAGAATTTTGGAAATCTATACATTCAACAAAAACATTTTGCAGCAGCGATAACTGTTCTTGAAAATGCAAAAGTAATGGCAGATTCTATCGGAGAAAAAAATATTTTGAAAGATACCTACAAACTACTTTCCGAAGCCAATTACGGAGCAGGTAATTTTAAAGCAGCGTATGAATTTCATGAAAAATATACGAATTTAAAAGATACCATTCTAAATGACAAAAATCAAAAGCAAATTGCCGAAATGAGCACCAAATATCAGAGTGAAAAAAAAGACAAAGAAATTCAATTACTTAATAAAAACAAGGATTTAACGGCAGTAGAAATACAAAAACAAAAAGCGGAGCGAAATGCATTTATTGTCGGATTTATATTAATGATTGTTTTGGCATTTTTTATTTTTAGAAGTTACCGTGAAAAACAAAAAGCGAATGAAATAATTACCGCACAAAAGATAGAAGTGGAACATCAAAAAACAATAGTAGAAGAAAAAAACAAAGATATTACCGATAGCATTTATTACGCTCGACGAATACAACGCGCCTTGCTTATTTCTGAGCAATATTTAAAAAAACAATTGCCCGATTATTTTATTTTATACCAACCAAAAGACATTGTGAGTGGCGATTTTTATTGGGCATTAAACATACAGAATACTTTTTTAATTGCTACCGCAGATTGTACTGGACACGGTGTTCCTGGAGCATTTATGAGCATGCTTGGCATCAATTTTCTAAATGAAATTGTGGTTGAAAAAAATATTTTAGAGCCGAATAAAATAATGGATGAATTGCGTCAAAATATTATCCACGCACTTAATCCTGAAGATACACAAGAGGAAGCGAAAGATGGAATGGACATGGTTTTATGCGCGTTCGATTTCAAGAATAAAAAATTAAAATTGGCAGCCGCCAATAATCCAGTTTGGATTGTTCGAAATACTACAAATGAAATGCCTTTTTTGGAAGAAATAAAACCGGATAAATTTCCTATTGGGAAACACGATCAAGATCAAATTCCGTTTACGGCACACGAAATAAGTTTGCAAAAAGGCGATGTTGTTTATACGTTTACAGATGGTTACGCCGATCAGTTTGGTGGATCGAAAGGAAAGAAATTTAAGTACAAACAACTAAAAGAATTAGTACTCGCTAACTTTTCAAAACCGATGAACGAGCAACAAAAAATAATAGCAGAAACGCTTGTCAACTGGAAAGGCAATTTAGAGCAAGTGGATGATATTTTACTGATTGGAATTAAAGTGTAA
- a CDS encoding DUF2480 family protein: MEPIVNKVSQSGLMEINLGDLYQKGDRVVFDIKEHLFQGLILREKEFREFVKNENWEQYKNKFVAIICSSDAIVPTWAYMLLTVVLEPFAKKIFFGTMENLEINLFQESLSKLDVQSFADQRVVIKGCSKISVPVSAYVELTRLLRPLAKSIMYGEPCSTVPLYKKKS, translated from the coding sequence ATGGAACCAATCGTAAACAAAGTTTCACAAAGTGGATTGATGGAAATTAATCTGGGAGACCTTTATCAAAAGGGTGACCGTGTTGTTTTCGATATAAAAGAACATTTGTTTCAAGGATTGATTTTACGCGAAAAAGAGTTTCGGGAATTTGTGAAAAATGAAAATTGGGAACAGTACAAAAATAAATTTGTAGCTATTATTTGTTCCTCCGATGCGATTGTTCCAACTTGGGCGTATATGTTGTTAACAGTGGTTTTAGAGCCTTTCGCCAAAAAAATATTTTTCGGAACAATGGAAAATTTAGAAATAAATTTATTTCAAGAAAGTCTTTCTAAGTTAGATGTACAGTCGTTTGCAGATCAACGCGTAGTGATAAAAGGTTGTAGTAAAATTTCGGTTCCTGTTTCTGCTTACGTAGAATTGACAAGACTTTTACGACCACTTGCAAAAAGTATTATGTATGGCGAACCTTGCTCAACTGTGCCTTTGTACAAAAAGAAAAGCTGA
- a CDS encoding iron-sulfur cluster assembly protein, which translates to MPAVIISENTELSQKIIDMLKTCYDPEIPVDIWELGLIYEIKVSVENDVNLKMTLTSPSCPVAETLPPDVQIKLGEVEGVRLAKVELTFEPPWEKEMMSEVAQLELGFM; encoded by the coding sequence ATGCCCGCAGTAATTATTTCCGAAAATACCGAGTTGTCGCAAAAGATAATTGACATGCTCAAAACGTGTTATGATCCTGAAATTCCTGTAGATATATGGGAATTGGGATTGATTTACGAGATAAAAGTAAGTGTTGAAAACGATGTGAATTTAAAAATGACACTCACTTCGCCTTCCTGTCCTGTTGCGGAAACCTTGCCGCCAGATGTTCAAATTAAACTCGGAGAAGTAGAAGGAGTGAGGCTTGCGAAAGTAGAGCTTACTTTTGAACCACCTTGGGAAAAAGAAATGATGAGTGAAGTAGCACAATTGGAATTGGGATTTATGTAA
- a CDS encoding SufE family protein produces MNITETEQEIIEEFELFDDWMGKYEHIIELGKSLPMIKAEFKTDDRLIKGCQSKVWLHSELLDEKIIFSADSDAIITKGLVALIIRVLSHHTPQEILDAKMEFINKIGLQQHLSPTRSNGLLSMIKQMKLDAIAYKSKLSSQ; encoded by the coding sequence ATGAACATAACTGAAACCGAACAAGAAATTATTGAAGAGTTCGAATTGTTTGACGATTGGATGGGAAAATACGAACACATCATCGAATTAGGAAAATCGTTGCCAATGATAAAAGCCGAATTTAAAACGGATGATCGTTTGATAAAAGGTTGTCAGAGCAAGGTTTGGTTGCATTCCGAATTGTTGGACGAAAAAATTATTTTTTCAGCCGACAGTGATGCGATTATTACGAAGGGATTGGTAGCATTGATTATTCGAGTGTTATCGCATCATACGCCTCAAGAAATATTAGATGCAAAAATGGAGTTTATAAATAAAATTGGATTACAACAACATCTGTCTCCTACGCGCAGCAACGGTTTGCTAAGCATGATAAAGCAAATGAAATTAGATGCGATTGCATATAAAAGTAAATTATCAAGTCAATAG
- a CDS encoding cysteine desulfurase: MTTLKPINLVTVDTAIDLQKIRSDFPILSRKVNGKPLIYFDNGATAQKPKSVIDAISNYYSNENANIHRGVHALSREITEAYEAARITVQKHLNAKFSHEIIFTKGTTESINLVATCFAKKNIFQGDEIIISAMEHHSNILPWQQICEEKGAVLKVIPINETGELVLDEYKKIFSSKTKIVAITHISNTLGTINPIKEMIALAHEKNIPVLVDGAQAVPHTKIDVQDLDADFYCFSGHKVFGPTGIGVLYGKEKFLNAFPPYQTGGGTIKTVTFEKTIYEDLPLKFEAGTPHIAGVIGLAEALHYIQKIGLEKIFFQEQKLLHYATEKLSRIKDLRIIGTAKEKAGVLSFFIEGTHPFDIGTILDQLGIAVRTGHHCTQPLMLFYKIPGTIRATFAFYNTTEEVDEFVKGLERAIKMLK, from the coding sequence ATGACAACACTAAAACCAATTAATTTGGTGACAGTTGATACTGCCATTGATCTACAAAAAATTCGTTCGGATTTTCCTATTTTATCGCGTAAAGTAAACGGGAAACCTTTGATTTATTTCGATAACGGAGCTACAGCACAAAAACCAAAATCGGTTATTGATGCGATTTCTAACTATTATTCAAATGAAAATGCAAACATTCATCGCGGCGTACATGCCTTGAGCAGAGAGATTACCGAAGCTTACGAAGCAGCACGAATCACTGTTCAAAAACATCTCAACGCGAAATTTTCTCATGAAATTATTTTCACTAAAGGAACTACTGAATCGATAAATTTGGTTGCGACCTGTTTCGCGAAAAAAAATATTTTTCAAGGCGATGAAATTATTATCAGCGCGATGGAACATCACAGCAATATCCTGCCGTGGCAACAAATCTGCGAAGAAAAAGGCGCAGTTTTAAAAGTCATTCCGATTAATGAAACTGGAGAATTAGTATTAGATGAATACAAAAAAATATTTTCATCTAAAACAAAAATTGTAGCGATAACGCACATTTCCAATACGCTCGGAACGATTAATCCGATAAAGGAAATGATTGCTTTGGCGCACGAAAAAAATATTCCAGTATTGGTAGATGGCGCGCAGGCTGTGCCTCACACAAAAATAGATGTGCAAGATTTGGATGCTGATTTTTATTGTTTCAGCGGACATAAAGTTTTTGGTCCAACAGGAATAGGCGTTTTGTACGGAAAAGAAAAATTTCTAAATGCATTTCCGCCTTATCAAACTGGTGGCGGAACGATAAAAACGGTTACGTTCGAAAAAACAATTTACGAAGATTTGCCTTTGAAATTTGAAGCTGGAACGCCACACATTGCAGGCGTTATCGGCTTAGCAGAGGCACTTCATTACATCCAAAAAATCGGTCTCGAAAAAATATTTTTTCAAGAGCAAAAATTATTGCATTATGCCACCGAAAAATTAAGTCGCATAAAAGATTTACGCATCATTGGTACAGCAAAAGAAAAAGCAGGCGTTCTCTCTTTCTTTATTGAGGGCACGCATCCTTTTGATATAGGCACCATTTTAGATCAGCTCGGGATTGCTGTGCGCACTGGTCATCATTGCACACAACCGCTGATGCTGTTTTATAAAATTCCGGGAACGATACGTGCTACTTTTGCTTTTTACAATACGACAGAAGAAGTGGATGAATTTGTGAAAGGTCTTGAGCGCGCAATTAAAATGTTAAAGTAA
- the sufD gene encoding Fe-S cluster assembly protein SufD, whose product MSMTASIEKIDTAAIFATEYERQKNNFSGSIFLKNSRAKAMESFLKQGFPNRKNEEYKYSSPEKLFFKEEFAYQNSLAKISQKEIEKQLIPHLNTDVVVLVNGIFSKENSMLENLPKTIIVCDFLEASKQHTAIFEKHFSNYADINSDAFVALNTAFTDNGLFIYVPENIILEKPLHILNLVTAKQSTFFNQRNLFLIGKKSELKIIETIDTFDLPVKIITNTVTEISIAENAKMHYYTLQKECENGNRIHATNVSQQANSHFDTNTFTLGGSWIRNNLNIALNAEHCETHLNGLFITKGNQHVDNHTLVDHCAPNCESRQLYKGILNEKSTGVFNGKIMVRKDAQKTNAYQSSKNILLSDDATINAKPQLEIYADDVKCSHGTSTGRIDEDALFYLRSRGLSEASGKKLLMYAFAVDVVNTLKIEALKVYIEKLIEKRLQDDNTKTN is encoded by the coding sequence ATGTCGATGACCGCAAGCATAGAAAAAATAGATACTGCCGCAATTTTTGCCACAGAATATGAGCGTCAAAAAAATAATTTTTCGGGCAGTATTTTTTTGAAAAATAGTCGCGCGAAAGCGATGGAAAGTTTCTTGAAACAAGGATTTCCAAATAGAAAAAATGAAGAATATAAATATTCTTCTCCTGAAAAATTATTTTTCAAAGAGGAATTTGCATACCAAAATTCATTGGCAAAAATTTCTCAAAAGGAAATAGAAAAACAACTTATTCCGCATTTGAATACGGATGTTGTTGTGCTTGTAAACGGAATTTTTTCGAAAGAAAATTCGATGTTAGAAAACCTTCCGAAAACGATTATTGTATGTGATTTTTTAGAAGCTTCGAAACAACATACTGCTATTTTTGAAAAACATTTTTCAAATTATGCAGACATTAATTCCGACGCATTTGTCGCGCTAAACACCGCTTTTACGGACAATGGGCTTTTTATTTATGTTCCAGAAAATATCATTTTAGAAAAACCGTTGCACATTTTAAATCTTGTAACGGCAAAACAGTCGACTTTTTTTAATCAGCGAAATTTATTTTTGATTGGAAAAAAATCTGAACTGAAAATCATTGAAACGATTGATACTTTTGACCTTCCTGTAAAAATAATTACGAATACAGTTACTGAAATTTCGATTGCGGAAAATGCAAAAATGCATTATTATACGCTTCAAAAAGAATGTGAAAACGGAAATCGGATTCATGCTACAAATGTTTCACAACAAGCTAATTCGCATTTCGACACCAATACTTTTACTTTAGGTGGATCATGGATTCGCAATAATTTAAACATCGCGCTAAACGCGGAACATTGCGAAACGCACCTCAACGGCTTGTTTATCACGAAAGGAAATCAGCACGTGGATAACCATACTTTGGTGGATCATTGTGCGCCGAATTGTGAAAGTCGGCAGTTGTACAAAGGCATTTTAAATGAGAAATCAACGGGTGTTTTTAACGGAAAAATTATGGTTCGAAAAGATGCGCAAAAAACAAATGCGTATCAAAGCAGTAAAAATATTTTATTAAGTGATGACGCGACTATTAATGCAAAACCGCAATTGGAAATTTATGCAGATGATGTAAAATGTTCGCACGGAACATCCACTGGAAGAATAGACGAAGATGCTTTATTTTACTTGCGTTCGCGCGGATTAAGTGAAGCATCTGGAAAAAAATTATTGATGTATGCTTTTGCCGTGGATGTGGTAAACACCCTGAAAATAGAGGCGTTGAAAGTGTATATAGAAAAGTTGATTGAGAAAAGATTACAAGATGACAACACTAAAACCAATTAA
- the sufC gene encoding Fe-S cluster assembly ATPase SufC codes for MLSIKNLHASIDGKEILKGFNLEIKKGEIHAIMGPNGSGKSTLANVLAGRPEYEITAGEIFFNDKNILDLAPEERAAEGLFLAFQYPVEIPGVSNINFLKTAITEIRAYKGLPPIEAKDFLKMVKEKQALVELQGGLANRSVNEGFSGGEKKRNEIFQMAMLNPKLSILDETDSGLDIDALRIVANGVNMLKTKENATVVITHYQRLLDYIIPDFVHVLYQGKIVKSGTKELALELEAKGYDWIKKEAELMA; via the coding sequence ATGTTATCCATAAAAAATTTACACGCAAGTATTGACGGAAAAGAAATTCTCAAAGGATTTAATCTGGAGATAAAGAAAGGTGAAATACACGCTATTATGGGACCAAATGGTTCTGGCAAAAGCACCTTGGCAAATGTGTTAGCGGGTAGACCAGAATATGAAATTACTGCTGGAGAAATTTTTTTTAACGACAAAAATATTTTAGACCTTGCTCCTGAAGAACGCGCTGCAGAAGGATTATTTCTCGCATTTCAATATCCAGTAGAAATTCCGGGTGTGAGCAATATTAATTTTTTGAAAACAGCTATTACTGAAATTCGTGCTTACAAAGGGTTACCGCCTATCGAAGCAAAAGATTTTTTGAAAATGGTGAAAGAGAAACAAGCCTTGGTGGAGTTGCAAGGCGGATTGGCGAATCGTTCGGTAAACGAAGGTTTCAGTGGAGGAGAAAAAAAACGCAACGAAATTTTTCAAATGGCAATGTTGAATCCAAAACTTTCTATTTTGGATGAAACCGACAGTGGACTTGATATTGACGCTTTGCGGATTGTGGCAAATGGCGTAAATATGTTGAAGACAAAAGAAAATGCAACCGTTGTTATCACGCATTATCAAAGGCTTTTAGATTATATTATTCCAGATTTCGTTCACGTTTTGTATCAAGGGAAAATTGTGAAATCTGGAACCAAAGAATTAGCGTTGGAATTAGAAGCAAAAGGATACGATTGGATAAAAAAAGAAGCCGAATTAATGGCATAA
- a CDS encoding four helix bundle protein: protein MAKVEKIEELVVWQLAILLTNSIYAITNNNFFSKDFALRDQIRKSAISVPSNIAEGFERNSTNQFKYFLVIAKGSAGELRTQLLISKNQNYITESEFKKINNEALDVSKKLGSFITYLKEFKMKQNITTSKP from the coding sequence ATGGCAAAAGTGGAGAAAATAGAAGAGTTAGTCGTTTGGCAATTAGCGATTCTATTGACAAATTCCATTTATGCAATAACAAATAATAATTTTTTTAGTAAAGATTTTGCGTTAAGAGATCAAATAAGGAAATCGGCAATTTCGGTGCCTTCTAATATCGCGGAAGGATTTGAACGAAACAGTACGAATCAATTTAAATATTTTTTAGTAATTGCGAAAGGTTCGGCAGGAGAATTGAGAACACAATTATTAATTTCAAAAAATCAGAATTACATAACAGAATCAGAATTTAAAAAAATAAACAATGAGGCTTTAGATGTGAGTAAAAAGTTAGGTTCTTTTATAACTTATTTGAAAGAATTTAAAATGAAACAAAATATTACAACTTCTAAACCTTAA
- the sufB gene encoding Fe-S cluster assembly protein SufB produces the protein MANEILAEKINEEYKYGFVTDIEADNAPKGLNEDIIRFISAKKNEPEWMLEYRLKALRHWFTLEEPNWAHVSYIKPNFQNIIYYSAPKPKKTLGSLDEVDPELLKTFEKLGISIEEQKRLSGVESRIAVDIVMDSVSVKTTFKETLAEKGIIFCSFSEAVQEHPEMVKKYMGTVVPYTDNFYAALNSAVFTDGSFCYIPKGVRCPMELSTYFRINTAGTGQFERTLLIADEDAYVSYLEGCTAPSRDENQLHAAVVELIAHKNGEIKYSTVQNWYPGDKNGKGGVFNFVTKRGICLGDNAKISWTQVETGSAITWKYPSVILKGNNSVGEFYSVAVTNNYQQADTGTKMTHIGKNTRSTIISKGISAGFSNNSYRGLVKISKGAKNARNFSQCDSLLMGDKCGAHTFPYIEIKDKTAIVEHEATTSKIGEDQLFYCNQRGIPTEKAIGLIVNGYCKEVLNKLPMEFAVEAQKLLAVSLEGSVG, from the coding sequence ATGGCAAACGAGATATTAGCGGAGAAAATTAACGAAGAATACAAGTACGGTTTCGTTACCGATATTGAAGCAGACAATGCGCCAAAAGGCTTAAATGAAGATATTATTCGTTTTATTTCGGCTAAAAAAAACGAACCAGAATGGATGTTGGAATATCGTTTAAAAGCCTTGCGCCACTGGTTTACATTGGAAGAACCTAACTGGGCACACGTTTCCTACATCAAACCCAATTTTCAAAACATTATTTATTATTCGGCTCCAAAACCTAAAAAAACACTTGGTAGTTTGGATGAAGTAGATCCGGAATTACTAAAAACATTTGAAAAATTAGGTATTTCTATAGAAGAACAAAAACGTTTAAGTGGCGTTGAATCACGCATTGCGGTTGATATTGTGATGGACAGCGTTTCGGTGAAAACTACTTTTAAAGAAACCTTGGCAGAGAAAGGAATTATTTTTTGTTCGTTCAGCGAAGCTGTGCAAGAACATCCCGAAATGGTGAAAAAATATATGGGCACCGTTGTTCCTTATACCGATAATTTTTATGCGGCTTTAAATTCTGCCGTTTTCACGGATGGTTCTTTTTGCTACATCCCGAAAGGCGTTCGTTGTCCGATGGAATTATCCACTTATTTTAGGATTAATACAGCCGGAACTGGACAATTTGAGCGTACTTTACTCATCGCCGACGAAGACGCTTATGTAAGTTATTTGGAAGGCTGTACCGCTCCAAGCCGCGATGAGAATCAATTACACGCTGCAGTGGTAGAATTAATTGCGCATAAAAATGGTGAGATAAAATATTCAACTGTTCAGAATTGGTATCCAGGCGACAAAAACGGGAAAGGTGGCGTTTTTAATTTCGTTACCAAACGCGGAATTTGTTTGGGCGATAACGCAAAAATTTCTTGGACACAAGTAGAAACCGGTTCTGCCATTACGTGGAAATATCCTTCCGTGATTTTGAAAGGAAACAATTCTGTCGGAGAATTTTATTCTGTTGCGGTTACCAATAATTATCAGCAAGCGGATACTGGAACAAAAATGACACATATCGGAAAAAATACACGCTCCACAATTATCTCGAAAGGAATTTCAGCAGGCTTTAGCAACAACAGTTACAGAGGTTTGGTAAAAATTTCGAAAGGCGCAAAAAATGCACGTAATTTTTCGCAATGTGATAGTTTATTAATGGGCGATAAATGTGGCGCGCATACATTTCCGTACATCGAAATAAAAGACAAAACAGCGATTGTAGAACACGAAGCAACCACTTCTAAAATTGGCGAAGATCAATTATTTTATTGCAATCAACGCGGCATTCCGACAGAAAAAGCAATCGGATTAATAGTAAATGGTTATTGCAAAGAAGTATTAAATAAACTGCCAATGGAATTTGCCGTTGAAGCACAAAAATTATTAGCAGTTAGTTTAGAAGGAAGTGTGGGTTAA
- a CDS encoding iron-sulfur cluster assembly accessory protein, with product MITVSENAKQHALSLIQQEKHPLDSFIRVGVEGGGCSGLSYKLEFDNQMKEGDQVFEDKGIKVVVDKKSFLYLIGTELDYSGGLNGKGFVFINPNASRTCGCGESFSV from the coding sequence ATGATAACAGTTTCAGAAAATGCTAAACAACACGCCCTGAGCTTGATACAACAAGAAAAACATCCTTTGGATAGTTTTATCCGCGTTGGGGTAGAAGGTGGCGGTTGCTCTGGTTTATCGTATAAATTAGAATTTGATAACCAGATGAAAGAGGGCGATCAAGTGTTTGAAGACAAAGGTATTAAAGTAGTAGTGGATAAAAAAAGTTTTTTGTACCTCATCGGAACAGAACTGGATTATTCCGGCGGATTGAACGGAAAAGGATTCGTATTTATTAATCCAAATGCAAGCAGAACATGCGGTTGTGGAGAAAGTTTTTCAGTATAA
- a CDS encoding VOC family protein encodes MARINPYLTFNGNCEQAFIFYLSVFGGKFKDFSRFGEFSPIKGQELPESDLNKIMHVSLPISKETILMGSDALPIHGAITIGQNLSLSVDTDTKEEADKIFNQLAKGGKITMPIATTFWGAYFGMLIDPFGIIWMVNYDEKK; translated from the coding sequence ATGGCACGAATCAATCCTTACCTCACGTTTAACGGCAATTGCGAACAAGCATTTATTTTTTATCTTTCTGTTTTTGGCGGAAAATTCAAAGATTTTAGTCGTTTCGGAGAATTTTCTCCTATTAAAGGACAAGAACTTCCAGAAAGTGACTTAAATAAAATAATGCACGTTTCGCTTCCAATTAGTAAAGAAACTATTTTGATGGGCAGCGATGCACTTCCCATACATGGCGCCATTACCATTGGTCAGAACTTGTCACTTTCCGTAGATACTGATACGAAAGAAGAAGCAGATAAAATTTTTAACCAACTTGCAAAAGGCGGAAAAATAACTATGCCGATTGCTACTACTTTTTGGGGTGCGTATTTCGGAATGTTAATCGATCCATTTGGTATTATTTGGATGGTAAATTACGACGAAAAAAAATAA
- the dnaB gene encoding replicative DNA helicase yields MNETNDKLKTEQKRKFTPSKSYNNFSETGKLPPQAVELEEAVLGALMLEKDALTNIIDVLQPKSFYKEAHERIFSAIQQLFMRSEPVDILTVTNQLKKTGELDIVGGAYYITQLTNRVASAANAEFHARIIAQKYIQRELIRVSTDTIKDAYEDSTDVFDLLDTAEKNLFSIVEGNIRKNYDKMSTLINKALIQIDTAKNLKTGVTGVPTGFTELDRVTSGWQKSDLLILAARPGMGKTAFVLSIARNAAIDFQKPVAIFSLEMSSIQLVNRLIASETELSADKLRKGQLEPHEYQQLHAKITHLAEAPIYIDDTPAISVFELRAKARRLKENHKIEMIVIDYLQLMTAGSDNNRGNREQEISTISRSLKSLAKELEIPVIALSQLSRAVETRGGSKRPQLSDLRESGAIEQDADMVMFIYRPDYYGMEGEHPDAVQGEAQIIIAKHRNGALKDVKLRFIDRLAKFVDAPSEGNYAPLEPSNDFDPTNNIIRGSKMNDIEESPF; encoded by the coding sequence ATGAACGAAACTAACGACAAACTAAAAACAGAACAAAAACGCAAATTCACACCTTCTAAATCTTACAATAATTTTTCAGAAACAGGGAAACTTCCACCACAAGCTGTTGAATTGGAAGAAGCAGTGTTGGGCGCATTAATGCTCGAAAAAGACGCACTCACCAATATAATTGATGTGTTGCAACCAAAAAGTTTTTACAAAGAAGCGCACGAACGTATTTTTTCTGCCATCCAACAATTATTTATGCGCTCCGAGCCAGTGGATATTTTAACGGTAACCAATCAATTAAAAAAAACGGGCGAACTCGATATAGTAGGTGGCGCGTATTACATTACACAACTCACCAATCGCGTGGCATCGGCTGCTAATGCAGAGTTTCATGCGCGGATTATTGCACAAAAATACATTCAGCGCGAATTGATTCGTGTTTCCACGGATACCATTAAAGATGCGTACGAAGACAGCACCGATGTGTTTGATTTATTAGACACTGCCGAAAAAAATCTTTTTTCGATTGTGGAAGGAAACATCCGTAAAAATTACGATAAAATGAGCACGCTTATCAACAAAGCGCTCATTCAAATTGATACCGCAAAAAATTTAAAAACAGGTGTAACAGGCGTTCCTACAGGTTTTACAGAACTCGACAGAGTTACTTCTGGCTGGCAAAAATCTGATTTGTTAATTCTAGCAGCACGCCCTGGTATGGGTAAAACAGCTTTTGTACTTTCCATCGCGCGCAACGCAGCGATTGATTTTCAAAAGCCAGTAGCTATTTTTTCTTTAGAGATGTCGTCGATACAGCTCGTAAATAGGCTTATTGCGAGCGAAACGGAATTATCGGCAGATAAATTACGCAAAGGACAATTGGAGCCACACGAATATCAACAACTGCATGCAAAAATAACACATCTCGCGGAAGCGCCTATTTACATTGATGATACACCGGCTATTTCGGTTTTCGAATTGCGTGCCAAAGCACGACGATTGAAAGAAAATCATAAAATAGAAATGATCGTAATCGATTATTTGCAATTGATGACGGCTGGAAGCGACAACAATCGCGGAAATCGCGAACAAGAAATTAGTACCATTTCGCGTTCCTTAAAAAGTTTAGCGAAGGAATTAGAAATTCCAGTAATTGCACTTTCTCAATTAAGCAGGGCGGTGGAAACGCGCGGTGGTTCTAAGCGTCCGCAACTTTCCGATTTACGTGAATCGGGAGCGATTGAGCAAGATGCCGATATGGTGATGTTTATTTATCGCCCAGATTATTACGGAATGGAAGGCGAACATCCAGATGCGGTACAAGGCGAAGCGCAAATTATCATTGCGAAACATCGTAATGGAGCCTTGAAGGATGTGAAATTGCGTTTTATTGATCGCTTGGCGAAATTTGTGGATGCGCCGTCTGAAGGCAATTACGCGCCTTTGGAACCTTCCAACGATTTTGATCCAACAAACAATATCATTCGCGGTTCGAAAATGAATGACATCGAAGAATCTCCTTTTTAA